One Thermosphaera aggregans DNA segment encodes these proteins:
- the panB gene encoding 3-methyl-2-oxobutanoate hydroxymethyltransferase, producing the protein MKSKVNVKTIVKMKGREKIAMITAYDYVSAKLVDSAGVDIILVGDSVGMVAHGFTSTLPVDMAMMLLHLSSVTRAQPRALVVGDMPFLSYEASIEEAVRNAGLMMKTGADAVKLEGGLEYEETVKALVKAGIPVMGHIGLNPQRALLIGGYKKRGVSEKEREKILEDAKALERAGAFSIVIEYTSADVAKEVTEQVSIPTICIGSGPWCDGQVLVFHDLLGLSENPPPFSKQYANLKEIITNAVRSYVEEVKTGRFPEERHYFIEKKD; encoded by the coding sequence ATGAAGTCAAAAGTTAATGTTAAAACAATTGTGAAAATGAAAGGCCGTGAAAAAATCGCCATGATAACAGCGTATGATTATGTCTCGGCGAAGCTTGTTGACTCAGCGGGCGTGGACATAATACTGGTAGGGGACAGCGTTGGAATGGTTGCTCACGGATTCACCTCTACATTACCCGTAGACATGGCCATGATGCTTCTCCATCTATCAAGCGTGACAAGGGCCCAGCCCCGTGCACTAGTAGTTGGGGATATGCCCTTCCTAAGCTACGAGGCCAGTATTGAAGAAGCTGTTCGAAACGCGGGTTTAATGATGAAAACAGGCGCCGACGCAGTGAAACTAGAGGGCGGTTTAGAATACGAGGAAACGGTTAAAGCGCTTGTAAAGGCTGGAATACCTGTCATGGGCCACATCGGGTTAAACCCTCAGAGAGCCTTGCTCATAGGAGGTTATAAGAAAAGAGGGGTTAGCGAGAAGGAGAGGGAGAAAATCCTGGAAGACGCTAAAGCCCTTGAAAGAGCAGGAGCCTTCTCAATAGTTATTGAGTACACCTCGGCTGACGTGGCTAAAGAAGTAACCGAGCAGGTCAGCATCCCCACTATTTGCATAGGAAGCGGGCCATGGTGTGATGGGCAAGTATTGGTCTTCCACGACCTCCTCGGGCTGAGCGAGAACCCGCCGCCGTTTTCCAAGCAGTACGCAAATCTAAAGGAAATTATCACTAACGCGGTAAGGTCCTATGTTGAGGAAGTGAAAACCGGGAGGTTTCCCGAGGAAAGACACTATTTTATAGAGAAAAAAGATTGA
- a CDS encoding ketopantoate reductase family protein yields the protein MSISACIIGGGSIGSIIAYYLYKGGLSRIPIYYRSEESYRKILETRAINIIMPSSGEVYAVPVEPRLSNVPWDKCDFIFNTVKAYDVESTIELMKRLSHRDSVIVMLQNGFGSYELVAERLQEAKVAVGVAYIGAERLNPYTIRYNGGKTVVAGCPGKPCHELSPVSTVLIRGGMDFRITSNIEYYRWLKLALNCVVNPLTALTRQRNKIVLSKNAEELVDRILEEFIQVAHKHGFRFDKSYLKGYVYRNVELTRENLSSMLQDVLRGGKTEIDYINGFIAKELDYPGLNYFITRLIHLLEGAGDEVKS from the coding sequence ATGAGCATCAGCGCTTGCATAATAGGCGGGGGCAGCATCGGAAGCATTATAGCTTACTACCTGTATAAGGGAGGTCTATCCAGGATTCCAATTTACTACAGATCCGAGGAGAGCTACCGTAAAATACTGGAAACACGGGCTATCAACATAATCATGCCTTCATCAGGTGAGGTATATGCTGTCCCAGTAGAGCCGAGGCTATCTAATGTCCCGTGGGACAAGTGTGATTTCATATTCAACACTGTGAAAGCATATGATGTAGAATCAACCATAGAATTGATGAAAAGGCTTTCCCATAGGGACTCCGTTATAGTTATGCTTCAAAACGGTTTCGGGAGTTATGAGCTAGTTGCTGAGAGATTACAGGAGGCTAAGGTCGCAGTAGGCGTAGCCTATATTGGAGCAGAAAGATTGAACCCCTACACAATACGATACAATGGTGGTAAAACGGTTGTCGCGGGCTGTCCCGGCAAACCATGCCATGAATTATCCCCGGTCTCCACAGTTCTCATTAGGGGAGGGATGGATTTCAGGATCACATCCAATATTGAATATTACCGGTGGCTGAAGCTTGCTCTAAACTGTGTCGTCAACCCGTTGACCGCGCTGACTAGGCAGAGGAATAAGATTGTTTTAAGCAAGAATGCAGAAGAATTGGTCGACAGAATCCTAGAGGAGTTTATACAAGTAGCGCACAAGCATGGATTCAGGTTTGATAAATCCTATCTGAAAGGCTACGTGTATAGGAATGTTGAGCTGACGAGAGAGAATCTGTCAAGCATGCTCCAGGATGTGTTGAGAGGGGGTAAGACCGAGATAGATTACATCAATGGTTTCATTGCAAAAGAGCTGGATTATCCGGGATTGAACTATTTTATTACTCGCTTGATTCATTTATTAGAAGGGGCTGGAGATGAAGTCAAAAGTTAA
- a CDS encoding thiamine-phosphate synthase family protein — translation MIIEDIASEIVLPNIRGILAHVLRNRGLSQHRIAKILNITQPLVHKLLSKPVEHYVENLKKYSIDEEIVLHQCRILADLAVSENFARFVITSHGFTSYLSAIIACKEFTELREECVKGLLKDPYIEVYKTALSRIMSKPGLARILPEVGSNLVYAPEPPTSEADIIGLTGRIVKTLTGIVVTGEPFYGGSRHLAKLLLLIVRHNPMKKVGFNFKYDYSLVTRLKHHIYHVVYTGPHTDLSGFWKTMEDVAGRKPDVIVDKGGTGLEPVTYVFTKDFYELESILEILL, via the coding sequence ATGATCATAGAGGACATAGCTAGTGAAATCGTTCTACCCAATATAAGGGGAATTCTAGCACACGTGTTGAGAAACCGTGGGTTGAGCCAGCATAGGATCGCAAAGATTCTAAACATTACTCAGCCGCTTGTCCACAAGCTCCTCAGCAAGCCGGTTGAACACTATGTTGAAAATTTAAAGAAGTACTCTATAGATGAGGAAATTGTTCTCCACCAATGCAGGATTCTTGCGGATTTAGCAGTAAGCGAGAACTTTGCAAGATTCGTGATAACCTCCCACGGGTTTACAAGTTACTTATCAGCAATTATTGCTTGTAAGGAATTCACGGAGCTACGAGAAGAATGCGTTAAGGGATTGCTTAAAGACCCGTATATTGAAGTGTATAAGACCGCGCTCTCCAGAATCATGTCTAAGCCGGGTTTGGCCAGGATTCTTCCAGAGGTTGGCAGTAATCTCGTTTACGCGCCAGAACCTCCAACCTCGGAGGCAGACATAATAGGGCTAACGGGTAGGATTGTCAAAACTTTAACTGGAATAGTGGTTACCGGCGAACCTTTTTACGGAGGTAGCCGGCACTTAGCGAAATTACTCCTCCTCATCGTGAGACATAATCCTATGAAGAAAGTAGGCTTTAACTTCAAATACGACTATTCTTTAGTGACTAGGCTGAAGCATCATATCTATCACGTAGTGTACACAGGGCCCCATACCGACTTGAGTGGTTTCTGGAAAACCATGGAGGATGTTGCAGGGAGAAAGCCAGACGTAATTGTTGATAAAGGAGGTACAGGGCTCGAACCTGTTACTTATGTTTTCACTAAAGATTTTTACGAACTAGAATCCATTCTTGAAATACTGCTCTAG
- a CDS encoding ABC transporter ATP-binding protein yields the protein MPNLLLEVRNIRKTYGKKILAVDNLSFHVMEGEIYGLIGPNGAGKTTSLRIIAGLIKPDGGEVLIRGVNVHESLKNNRRMIGYLPEEANTYPLLTGMEHLKIYGGLYGASSEDLEFGARITGLGNRLLMKTSEYSHGMKRRLLLGAVLMTKPRLAILDEPTSGLDVHASVSVRKTIRDYVKSTGAAAIVSSHNMLEIEYLCDRIGLIFKGKIIEEGRPRELVEKYGVANLEEVFTLLVRGVES from the coding sequence TTGCCTAACCTACTGTTAGAGGTTAGAAACATTAGAAAAACATACGGCAAGAAAATCTTAGCGGTGGATAATCTCTCTTTCCACGTCATGGAAGGCGAGATTTACGGCTTGATAGGTCCGAACGGGGCTGGCAAGACAACGTCTCTCCGAATTATTGCGGGGCTAATAAAACCAGATGGGGGAGAGGTTCTGATCCGCGGTGTTAATGTTCACGAAAGTCTCAAGAACAATAGGAGAATGATTGGTTACCTTCCTGAAGAGGCAAATACCTACCCGCTCTTAACTGGAATGGAGCATTTAAAAATCTATGGAGGATTATATGGGGCCAGTAGCGAGGACTTAGAGTTCGGGGCAAGAATCACGGGCCTTGGGAACCGTTTGTTGATGAAGACTTCAGAGTACAGTCACGGCATGAAGAGAAGACTCTTGCTAGGAGCAGTGTTGATGACTAAGCCAAGGCTTGCCATCCTGGATGAGCCTACAAGCGGGCTTGACGTCCACGCCAGCGTTTCTGTTAGGAAAACCATTAGGGATTATGTTAAATCAACAGGTGCCGCAGCCATTGTGAGCAGCCACAACATGCTTGAGATAGAGTACTTGTGCGACAGGATCGGCCTCATATTTAAAGGGAAGATTATTGAGGAGGGACGCCCGCGCGAGCTGGTCGAGAAGTACGGCGTTGCAAATCTTGAAGAGGTATTCACCCTTCTCGTTAGAGGTGTTGAGTCTTGA
- a CDS encoding ABC transporter permease: MKGYSRLKVLLEKEIKDLFRDRKALLTTVLLPLISLPSIGVFTLLLISQQPVNIALIDEDNSYYVNPELNVAMSSEWVVGNLTLAFTSRGYSVVNLPSRSEALENNSIDLIIIIPSGFSRNATSVDSVGQVEILRRANVQPALNAEGVARGILNAISVNLSLIKIARLYEKAGLDPGVFKPEAFRDPVSTGPTILLSPEGERVGVEAELRTYIARLLVIAFAFVVTPASAFVIDGIIGERQRKTLELLLASPASLGEILAAKIIVATILGLLASLADITALLAYVGSLVLAYGGQLFILLDPGLLLLHSVTSFFTILVTVAIATPFITRTRGIRSAGNVAGLITSVAIVFFFLGFFIDFPKLEANVLNMLQIIPYTQSILSVQNYIYGRPDLSIINLLALALLSSLILLIAVKTVDKEKILLTQD; encoded by the coding sequence TTGAAGGGTTATTCAAGGCTTAAGGTTCTCCTTGAAAAAGAAATTAAAGACTTGTTTAGAGATAGAAAGGCGCTTTTAACCACAGTACTACTACCCCTTATATCACTCCCCTCAATAGGGGTTTTCACTCTATTGTTGATATCTCAGCAACCTGTTAATATTGCGTTGATAGATGAGGATAATTCCTACTACGTGAATCCAGAGTTGAACGTGGCAATGTCCTCGGAATGGGTCGTGGGTAATCTCACCTTAGCGTTCACTTCTCGGGGTTACAGCGTTGTCAATTTACCGAGCAGAAGCGAAGCTCTTGAAAACAACAGTATTGACCTAATCATCATCATTCCCAGCGGTTTTTCCAGGAACGCTACTAGTGTTGACTCTGTCGGGCAAGTTGAGATACTGAGAAGGGCAAATGTTCAGCCTGCCCTCAATGCAGAGGGGGTTGCGAGAGGCATTTTGAACGCTATCTCCGTAAACTTATCCCTCATTAAGATAGCGAGACTGTATGAGAAGGCCGGGTTGGACCCAGGAGTGTTCAAACCAGAAGCCTTCAGGGACCCTGTGTCAACCGGCCCAACTATACTGTTATCCCCTGAAGGGGAGAGAGTGGGGGTTGAAGCCGAGCTGAGGACTTATATTGCCCGCTTACTCGTTATCGCCTTCGCCTTCGTCGTCACCCCAGCCTCCGCCTTCGTTATCGATGGGATAATAGGTGAAAGGCAGAGGAAAACTTTAGAGCTTCTCCTAGCATCGCCGGCATCGCTAGGCGAAATACTTGCGGCTAAAATAATAGTCGCAACTATTCTAGGGCTTCTGGCATCACTGGCGGATATAACGGCACTGCTAGCCTATGTGGGTAGCCTTGTTCTCGCATACGGTGGCCAATTGTTCATACTTCTTGACCCGGGGCTACTCCTCCTCCACTCTGTAACGTCTTTCTTCACTATCCTGGTTACTGTGGCGATAGCAACTCCCTTCATAACGAGGACTCGTGGAATAAGGAGTGCTGGTAATGTAGCCGGCTTGATAACAAGCGTGGCAATAGTATTCTTCTTCCTCGGATTTTTCATAGACTTCCCTAAGCTCGAGGCAAACGTGTTGAACATGTTGCAGATTATACCTTACACTCAAAGCATATTGAGTGTTCAAAATTACATTTATGGGAGACCGGATTTATCTATTATAAACCTCTTAGCTTTAGCCTTATTATCCTCACTCATACTGTTAATAGCGGTTAAAACCGTGGACAAGGAGAAAATACTGTTAACCCAGGATTAG
- a CDS encoding MarR family transcriptional regulator, producing the protein MTYKTAYRLITIADENNAIDIDKASQLLGVSTSTVKKYVQQLINEGFVEKTKEGKYVLTRLGVSIKKVMEISTSKNIPNYVITDVSTGQPIPLSFNNYEQLYAVITYQLAPREVLEHHLRNYLPEWVRSSIGDELLAEKISKGEINSIEDLKKYLEFILSITSSLTTR; encoded by the coding sequence ATGACGTATAAAACAGCTTACAGGTTGATAACAATAGCTGATGAAAACAACGCGATCGATATTGACAAGGCTAGCCAGTTATTAGGCGTTTCTACTTCAACCGTCAAGAAATACGTTCAACAATTGATTAATGAAGGATTCGTTGAGAAAACGAAAGAGGGTAAATACGTCTTGACGAGGCTGGGTGTTTCAATAAAGAAAGTTATGGAGATATCTACTTCTAAAAATATTCCTAATTACGTGATCACAGATGTTTCAACCGGTCAGCCCATACCTCTTTCCTTTAACAACTACGAGCAACTCTACGCAGTCATAACTTATCAGTTAGCGCCTCGAGAAGTATTGGAACACCATCTGAGAAACTACCTGCCTGAATGGGTGAGGAGCTCAATAGGGGATGAATTATTGGCTGAGAAAATCAGTAAGGGCGAGATAAACTCGATCGAGGATTTGAAAAAATATTTAGAATTTATATTATCCATTACGAGTTCATTAACTACTAGGTAA
- a CDS encoding alpha-amylase, whose protein sequence is MEHGLNRLKEILENNYLPKARWWPWKNTRRQITIVSFQELDGLVFLKFKADNQNFQLPLMKTTGEVNALRERTLCVEKECFVEAEYHPEYYSLISKLPGIEIEVISEPPRKIVSAKPVTLESTNAVSLLVDDAGEKYVLKSYRLLPETNLEALMIKALALKKFENIPKVYLLIKHEEQVAGILMKYVEGVGDGGYPFYTHLIEYLRKSARLLATVGLSAKLGTIIGNMHKALNIGHSDRFYGLEEIGLDDIENWIKRMHRYLNTILTRLDEIAAAGESVSPEWMEKWRGLIDNKGLSVVEEASSYLRAYEGLDKGRIHQDLHLAQMIYIPSTNDFIITDFEGEPGRSPEERVAKEPLLRDLATMVRSYHYLSHAAVMNAYAVSIDQASDIMLNHDPTLEWRLRNMIAMVNSYLASIVGSELARRYKEMSPRKQLSLIYPWIVERSLYEAYYESMYRSEWVSIPIIGLFDPLLVFLK, encoded by the coding sequence TTGGAGCACGGGCTTAACAGGCTGAAAGAAATATTAGAGAACAATTATCTCCCTAAGGCCAGATGGTGGCCTTGGAAAAACACTAGGAGACAAATAACTATTGTTTCATTTCAGGAGCTGGACGGCTTAGTGTTTCTCAAGTTTAAAGCTGATAATCAAAACTTTCAACTCCCATTAATGAAAACCACCGGGGAGGTTAATGCTTTACGGGAACGCACTCTATGTGTTGAAAAAGAATGCTTTGTGGAGGCGGAGTATCACCCTGAATATTACTCCCTAATTTCTAAGCTACCGGGGATTGAAATAGAGGTTATTTCGGAGCCGCCCCGTAAGATTGTAAGCGCTAAACCTGTTACTCTTGAGTCAACAAATGCTGTTTCCCTGTTGGTTGATGATGCTGGGGAAAAATACGTTCTAAAGAGCTATAGGCTGTTACCGGAGACTAATCTGGAAGCTTTAATGATAAAAGCTCTGGCACTTAAAAAATTTGAAAACATACCTAAGGTCTATTTACTCATAAAGCATGAAGAGCAGGTTGCAGGAATATTGATGAAATACGTTGAGGGCGTTGGGGACGGCGGTTATCCTTTCTACACACACCTAATAGAGTATTTGAGAAAGTCTGCAAGATTACTCGCGACCGTGGGTTTGTCAGCTAAGCTAGGCACGATCATAGGTAATATGCATAAAGCATTAAACATCGGGCACTCTGACCGGTTTTACGGTTTAGAGGAAATAGGTTTAGACGATATCGAGAACTGGATAAAAAGGATGCACAGATATCTCAACACGATTTTAACAAGGCTTGATGAAATAGCCGCGGCAGGGGAGTCTGTCAGCCCTGAATGGATGGAGAAGTGGAGGGGGTTAATTGATAACAAGGGTTTAAGCGTTGTTGAGGAGGCTTCATCATATTTGAGGGCTTACGAGGGCCTTGACAAGGGAAGGATTCACCAGGATCTCCACCTGGCTCAAATGATTTATATCCCATCCACTAACGACTTCATCATAACGGATTTCGAGGGGGAGCCGGGGAGAAGCCCTGAGGAGAGGGTTGCGAAAGAGCCGCTTCTGAGAGACCTAGCGACTATGGTGAGGAGTTATCATTATCTTTCACACGCGGCTGTTATGAACGCTTATGCAGTATCAATAGACCAGGCGAGCGATATTATGTTGAATCATGATCCAACGCTTGAGTGGAGACTTAGAAACATGATTGCGATGGTCAACTCTTATTTAGCCAGTATAGTAGGCTCCGAGTTAGCTAGAAGGTATAAGGAAATGAGTCCTAGGAAGCAATTGTCTTTGATTTACCCATGGATTGTTGAGCGATCCCTATACGAGGCGTACTATGAATCAATGTATAGGAGTGAATGGGTCTCCATTCCAATAATAGGGTTATTCGACCCATTGCTTGTTTTCTTAAAGTAG
- a CDS encoding glycoside hydrolase family 57 protein, with translation MGLTSIVFLFEVHQPYRLDRRMHEKLMEKALKGSLEYDDIQEAVFDNSLNKYVMERAAERCYIPATKIIVENLKRYKDSSKPFKVSFSISGVFLEQASKWAPGIIQVLQEAVATGMVELVEQTYYHSIAAFLPNHGFEELKEQVLQHREVLKNTFNYEPVSIENTEFTFNNDLACFFYNMGYKVIVTEGVDHILGWRSPNYVYKAWGCDARVLTRNYRLSDDVGFRFSDRKWDQYPLTADKYASWLAATPGDVVFLAMDYETFGEHHWPESGIHEFLRWLPGEVLKYGHLEFSTPREVAEKYPPRDVFDVPPWSTISWADERDLSAWIGNIMQQEAVRALASLYPYVKALEDPGLTRLWKMLTISDHFYYMATKFGTIEEVHAYFSPFKNASIAYGLFTEALGVLSKLIYDRIREKPVKVVSNLTLPLEKAFYFTMPDGTYTGVYVRSLKELYFKLGSVPLESVVYHLRSGHISAWISQVLLLEELSRKIQVLSREVDEPLKLVELVKKEIQSYLEG, from the coding sequence ATGGGTTTGACGAGCATAGTTTTCCTCTTCGAGGTTCACCAGCCCTACAGGCTTGACAGGAGAATGCATGAGAAGCTGATGGAGAAGGCTTTAAAAGGCAGTCTAGAATACGATGATATTCAAGAAGCCGTGTTTGATAACTCCCTTAACAAGTACGTCATGGAAAGGGCTGCTGAAAGATGCTATATTCCAGCGACCAAGATAATAGTGGAGAATCTTAAGAGGTATAAGGACTCCTCCAAACCTTTCAAGGTGTCATTCAGCATTAGCGGCGTTTTCCTTGAGCAGGCGTCTAAATGGGCGCCGGGGATAATTCAGGTTCTCCAAGAAGCAGTAGCAACCGGGATGGTCGAGCTAGTAGAGCAGACGTATTATCACAGTATAGCGGCATTCCTCCCTAACCATGGTTTTGAAGAATTAAAGGAGCAGGTGCTTCAGCACAGGGAAGTGTTAAAGAATACTTTCAATTACGAGCCAGTTTCCATAGAGAATACGGAGTTCACTTTCAATAACGATTTAGCCTGCTTCTTTTACAACATGGGGTACAAGGTCATCGTGACAGAAGGAGTCGACCACATTCTAGGGTGGAGAAGCCCTAACTACGTGTACAAAGCATGGGGCTGTGACGCGAGAGTTTTAACAAGAAACTATAGGTTGAGCGATGACGTCGGGTTCAGGTTCAGCGATAGGAAATGGGACCAATATCCCTTGACCGCAGATAAGTACGCTTCATGGCTGGCAGCAACCCCTGGCGATGTAGTGTTTTTAGCCATGGATTATGAAACATTTGGCGAGCATCACTGGCCGGAGTCCGGCATTCACGAGTTTCTCAGATGGCTTCCTGGCGAGGTCTTGAAGTACGGCCATTTGGAGTTCTCTACACCCCGGGAAGTGGCTGAGAAGTATCCTCCACGAGATGTTTTCGACGTTCCCCCGTGGTCGACGATTAGTTGGGCTGATGAGAGAGATTTGAGCGCATGGATTGGGAACATAATGCAACAAGAAGCGGTCAGGGCTTTAGCCAGTCTCTACCCATACGTGAAAGCATTGGAGGATCCAGGTTTAACAAGGCTGTGGAAGATGTTAACCATAAGCGATCATTTCTACTACATGGCTACTAAGTTTGGAACTATAGAGGAGGTTCACGCCTACTTCTCCCCCTTCAAGAACGCTAGCATAGCGTATGGATTATTCACGGAGGCTTTGGGAGTATTGTCTAAGTTGATATATGATAGAATAAGGGAGAAACCTGTCAAAGTCGTTTCTAATTTAACCCTCCCATTAGAGAAGGCGTTCTACTTTACAATGCCCGATGGTACTTACACAGGAGTTTATGTTAGATCATTAAAGGAACTGTACTTTAAACTCGGAAGCGTGCCTTTGGAAAGCGTTGTCTACCACTTAAGAAGCGGGCATATATCCGCATGGATTAGCCAGGTCCTGCTTTTAGAGGAATTATCGAGGAAGATACAGGTATTGTCGCGTGAAGTTGATGAGCCTTTGAAACTTGTAGAACTTGTTAAAAAGGAAATTCAATCCTACCTAGAGGGCTGA
- a CDS encoding alpha-amylase/4-alpha-glucanotransferase domain-containing protein gives MAPVNFIFALHYHQPTGQFEYVNERIMENSYKLLLDVFKEYSSFKFTVHVSGPLLIYMKERYPDYLHDLLKLHDYGTIEFMAGSIGEAIIPLLPIDDRVRQIRIYLEEFEKIAGFRPKGLWLPERVWEPSIPFVTAENNIEYVLIDDSTLAKTGLDPGFSNYAWMTEEGGNKLKVFFIDAGLRYILPWEHPDKIINYMWSRSGDEVRVLLWGSDAEKFGEWMDPSWSRSWLKSFLEALRYNSDKVRMIQPSEYLDLYGVKGLIYLNTGSYDKMLEWSGGFFRNFLVKYRESNNMHKKILYVRSKLVKAELPRDLMMKYYLAQCNDAFWHGLFGGIYLTHLRQAIYENLIKVEKYAEEKSNYFGSNEVVYKLYDFDFDGKDELLVETPVQNLYIKPDDGGTLFEYDVKISGLEHNLQNTMSRYHEPYLNIQWFRPDWYRRVSWRLHLWSHDTGLFEWINNSPFKDLSDLALSKHYVSVNPEPFEIILRAQGGFYVFGNLISRVLVEKRVKITEEGHVTIYKVVNKGPETVKARVGIEYHTSPKLNTKTEERAKYVVNGEERELSSFFIGRGKSVQVKTTPYPVFSLNASRDTDLWVAPLNMYARTEKGVMEIPQGLALMFSELVELKKDDEFSLNVEWRIKA, from the coding sequence ATGGCTCCCGTGAACTTCATATTCGCGCTTCACTACCACCAGCCAACAGGGCAGTTTGAATATGTGAATGAAAGGATAATGGAGAATAGTTACAAACTATTGCTCGACGTTTTCAAGGAGTATAGTAGTTTTAAGTTCACAGTTCACGTTAGCGGCCCACTCCTAATTTACATGAAGGAGAGATATCCTGATTATCTCCATGATTTGTTAAAGCTTCATGACTATGGAACGATAGAGTTCATGGCTGGAAGCATTGGTGAAGCAATCATACCACTCCTCCCTATTGATGACAGAGTAAGACAGATTAGAATCTACCTCGAAGAATTCGAGAAGATCGCCGGGTTCAGGCCTAAGGGGTTGTGGCTTCCTGAAAGGGTTTGGGAGCCAAGTATCCCGTTCGTTACGGCTGAAAACAATATCGAATACGTGCTGATAGATGACTCCACCCTTGCTAAGACAGGCTTGGACCCAGGGTTCTCAAACTATGCATGGATGACGGAGGAAGGAGGCAATAAGTTAAAGGTGTTCTTTATCGATGCAGGGCTGAGGTATATCCTTCCCTGGGAGCACCCGGATAAGATAATTAATTACATGTGGAGTAGGTCTGGAGATGAGGTCCGAGTCCTATTATGGGGAAGTGATGCCGAGAAGTTCGGGGAGTGGATGGACCCTAGCTGGAGCAGGTCTTGGCTGAAGAGCTTTCTCGAAGCCCTCAGATACAATAGTGATAAGGTTAGAATGATTCAGCCGTCAGAGTACCTGGATCTCTACGGGGTAAAGGGGCTGATATACCTTAACACAGGAAGCTATGATAAAATGCTAGAGTGGAGCGGGGGATTCTTCCGCAACTTCCTGGTAAAGTACAGGGAGAGCAACAACATGCATAAGAAAATACTGTATGTGAGAAGCAAACTTGTTAAAGCAGAATTGCCAAGGGATTTAATGATGAAATACTATCTCGCGCAATGCAATGACGCATTTTGGCACGGGTTGTTCGGCGGGATATATCTTACGCATCTAAGGCAGGCAATATATGAAAACCTGATCAAGGTGGAGAAGTATGCAGAGGAAAAATCCAACTACTTTGGAAGCAATGAAGTCGTTTACAAGCTGTACGACTTCGACTTCGATGGGAAAGACGAGTTATTGGTTGAAACCCCTGTCCAGAACCTTTACATTAAACCTGATGATGGAGGCACATTGTTCGAGTATGATGTTAAAATAAGCGGTTTGGAACATAATCTTCAAAACACTATGTCAAGGTATCATGAACCATACCTGAACATTCAATGGTTCCGCCCAGACTGGTATAGGAGGGTTAGCTGGCGGTTACACCTCTGGAGTCACGATACGGGATTGTTCGAATGGATTAATAATTCACCTTTCAAAGATCTCAGCGATCTAGCCCTTTCAAAACATTATGTCTCGGTTAACCCAGAGCCTTTTGAAATAATTTTAAGGGCGCAGGGAGGGTTCTACGTCTTCGGAAACCTTATCTCCAGGGTTTTAGTTGAGAAACGGGTTAAGATTACTGAAGAAGGTCATGTTACCATTTACAAGGTAGTGAACAAGGGTCCTGAAACCGTGAAGGCGAGAGTTGGTATTGAGTATCATACATCGCCTAAACTGAATACTAAGACGGAAGAGAGGGCTAAGTACGTGGTGAACGGGGAGGAGAGGGAGCTGTCTTCGTTTTTCATAGGCAGAGGTAAGAGTGTACAGGTTAAGACAACACCGTACCCGGTGTTTTCCCTCAATGCGTCTAGGGATACCGATTTATGGGTAGCCCCGTTAAACATGTATGCTAGGACGGAGAAAGGAGTCATGGAGATTCCTCAAGGATTAGCATTGATGTTTAGCGAGCTTGTTGAGCTGAAGAAAGATGATGAGTTTTCATTAAATGTTGAATGGCGGATCAAGGCGTAG